CAGGAATAATCTGAATCAGCTCCTCAGGAATATCATAGGTACGATGCAGAATATCTTTGAAGGCCTGAGATAAAACAATAAAACGCTTAGCACGGCTAAATACAGCCCTTTCCATCGCTTTTCTGACTTGGAAGCCCAGGCTTTTATTGCTTTCCACAATACTTTCTAAAGACCAAGGACCATGAAAATGGAAAATAAAGGGGCGATGGTCGAGCTGGTCAAGCATCGGAACAGTGTACAGAGCAAAATGGGACACTAATAGTGAAACATCTTCCTGCTGGAGAAGCGTGCGAGCAGTTTGACGTGCCCCCCAAAATCTTTGAAGTAGAGAAGACTGGCGCGGTGCAAATGCCGTGACTTGATCGTGGGTTTGCTCAGCCACAGTGGGAGGGCCAGTGACCACACCAGCAACCTCAACCCCTGCCTGAGGAAGATATCGAGTCAAATCATAGTAGTAGCGATCTAACCCCCCTCCTTGCTTATCAGGGAACCAATCCATACCAATTTGCAAGGTTTTCATATTGAGTCTCGCTTGTTAATGGCTGCTTCATAGGCAGCTAAACGCTTTTGAGCGATAGTGAACCAGCTATAGTTCTGGGCCGTTTGATAAGCATTTTGTTGCAGTCGGGTTAATTCGGAACGGTCATGGATCAATCGTTCTAGGGATTCAACAATAGCCCGACTATCTCTCACCGGAACGAATAAGGCATCATGCCCCTCTTGAGCAATATCTGAGGGTCCGGGAGCTGGCGTTGTCACGGGAGCCAAACCACAGGCCATCGCTTCAATCAGGACTTTACCAAAGCCTTCTGAGAGAGTAGGAAACAACTTAATATCAAATCCTTTGAGTAGGGCAGGCAATTCTTCGTGTTGATAATAGCTGATGACGGTGAGGCGATCATGGACTTGCGGATCAAAGTCAGCATAAACCTGTTCTGGCACACCATAACCATTGAGTTCAGTCCCAATCAAGCTCACTTCGACCTCAGGGTATTTCAGTAATATCTCATTGAGAGCGGGGGTACTATACTCTATGCCTTTACGCTGAACATAGGTTCCAACCTGAGCTATGCGAATCCGTCCATCCTCATGATATTTCAGGGGTAAATTCAGAAAATAATTCGGTAATCCATTGGGAAAAACATGAGCGGTCTCCGGATTAACGTGTAATTGGTTCACTGCATACTCAGCATCCACGCGGTTCAGAAAGAAGGTTAAATCCGCACATTTTAACGACTGAGCGATTTCCCACAATTGAATACTGCCTCGGTAAAGGGGATACTTCCAACTCAGATCCAGGTTCCCCAGGGCTGCATCTTGCAGGCGTTCTTCATGCTCTAAATGATCTAAACCATGGCTTCTAGTAACTAATAAGGGAGGGGTTGGCGTTAGACG
The Acaryochloris marina S15 genome window above contains:
- a CDS encoding glycosyltransferase family 4 protein, yielding MNILLILHEYLDPNSGAAGSTLNLKEKYQELGHQVYTYSFDDLPPWLSMRLKDVVFPEMTALKIAQVLRQNKIDVIDASTGDAWVWARLLRRLTPTPPLLVTRSHGLDHLEHEERLQDAALGNLDLSWKYPLYRGSIQLWEIAQSLKCADLTFFLNRVDAEYAVNQLHVNPETAHVFPNGLPNYFLNLPLKYHEDGRIRIAQVGTYVQRKGIEYSTPALNEILLKYPEVEVSLIGTELNGYGVPEQVYADFDPQVHDRLTVISYYQHEELPALLKGFDIKLFPTLSEGFGKVLIEAMACGLAPVTTPAPGPSDIAQEGHDALFVPVRDSRAIVESLERLIHDRSELTRLQQNAYQTAQNYSWFTIAQKRLAAYEAAINKRDSI